One window of Methanogenium organophilum genomic DNA carries:
- a CDS encoding AAA family ATPase yields MPDEYERTIHAPDIIENIHHPLSPDPGKDADLQAYSDKLVLLESEIKKVVIGQEEAIKQLIIAFAAGGHALLEGVPGIAKTLLVKTLSQCTGCSYNRIQFTPDLLPADITGTKIYQFESASFKTVQGPVFANIVLADEINRAPPKVQSALLEAMQEQQVTIQGDSHPLSLPFFVLATQNPLESEGTYPLPEAQTDRFMVKILMDYPSKDEEIRIIRNVTGERKPAARKILECHDIQTIQSAIRAIHCAPLVEKYAAEIVDSTRHPDEYGLRYTDYIAFGASPRASISLIMCAKAKALFEKRNYVIPDDIREMAHPVLRHRILLNYEAEADGIVTEDIIDDILSRVKIP; encoded by the coding sequence ATGCCCGATGAATACGAGAGAACCATTCATGCACCGGATATTATTGAGAATATCCACCACCCCCTCAGTCCTGATCCCGGTAAGGATGCTGACCTTCAGGCATATTCAGACAAACTGGTCCTTCTTGAATCAGAAATAAAAAAGGTAGTCATCGGACAGGAAGAGGCAATAAAACAGTTGATCATCGCCTTTGCAGCAGGAGGCCATGCACTCCTGGAAGGCGTGCCCGGTATTGCAAAGACCCTCCTTGTGAAGACCCTCTCTCAGTGTACCGGATGTTCGTATAACAGGATTCAGTTCACTCCTGACCTTCTCCCGGCAGACATCACCGGGACAAAAATCTACCAGTTTGAGTCTGCATCCTTCAAAACCGTACAGGGCCCGGTCTTTGCAAACATTGTCCTCGCTGATGAGATAAACCGTGCACCCCCGAAGGTGCAGTCTGCACTGCTGGAAGCGATGCAGGAACAGCAGGTCACCATTCAGGGAGACAGTCATCCCCTCTCGTTGCCGTTCTTTGTGCTTGCAACCCAAAACCCCTTAGAATCAGAGGGTACATATCCCCTGCCCGAAGCACAAACAGACCGCTTCATGGTAAAAATTCTGATGGATTACCCATCCAAAGATGAGGAAATCCGGATTATTCGTAACGTCACCGGCGAGAGAAAGCCTGCCGCCCGAAAAATCCTTGAATGTCATGATATTCAGACCATCCAGTCTGCCATACGGGCAATACACTGTGCTCCCCTCGTGGAGAAGTATGCCGCAGAAATTGTTGATTCAACACGGCACCCGGATGAATACGGACTCAGGTATACCGATTACATCGCATTCGGCGCCTCGCCACGGGCATCCATCAGTCTGATAATGTGCGCCAAGGCAAAGGCACTCTTTGAGAAGAGGAATTATGTTATCCCTGACGACATCAGGGAGATGGCACATCCGGTGCTCAGGCACCGAATACTCCTGAACTATGAAGCGGAGGCAGACGGAATTGTCACAGAAGACATTATCGATGACATCCTCTCCCGGGTGAAGATTCCGTGA
- a CDS encoding ABC transporter ATP-binding protein, whose product MGEPLLSVESLSYSYPYFETEGKRQALFDINLEIRTGERVVLMGPSGSGKSTLIQTFIGLIPNLRAGRMEGKVTVDGLDTSETSVPGLSKIVGYVFQDPDHQMVTGDVDSELAFGPEQSGIDSGSIEERITSVTEMLSMEHLRGRELADLSWGERQKVAIASVLVMRPKIIVLDEPLSGLDRDSAASLLEHLGTIGKTWNIAVVIVEHRLDLLEGFIDRVVVMDAGRIVYDGPAADYSAGGMALLPGETGGVVHAGGTCLPEPFVPPEGVIPAIEVLDVSYTYPHRKTPVLNGVSAAFYPGEVVFICGPNGSGKSTFIKHLNGILRPDSGRVLVSGTDIAGKTVAQTASLVSLVGQHADYQLFEETIERELAFGPRNLGMDEGDIDHSIDEIMKLMDMTHLGRKGRPLKLSVGEKQRVAIASHLVMQTPVVVLDEPTLGLDKILKDKLASLIRDLKTRGKTIIVVTHDQEFARLCADRFLYFQDGCLVP is encoded by the coding sequence ATGGGTGAACCGCTCCTCAGCGTGGAATCCCTTTCATATTCATATCCCTATTTTGAGACCGAAGGAAAACGGCAGGCTCTTTTCGATATCAACCTGGAGATACGCACCGGTGAACGGGTTGTTCTTATGGGCCCGAGCGGGTCGGGGAAGTCCACTCTGATTCAAACATTTATCGGGTTAATTCCAAATTTGCGGGCCGGAAGGATGGAGGGGAAGGTGACCGTTGACGGCTTGGATACATCGGAAACATCCGTTCCCGGTCTCTCGAAAATTGTCGGCTATGTCTTTCAGGACCCTGACCACCAGATGGTCACAGGTGACGTTGATTCAGAACTTGCGTTTGGCCCTGAGCAGTCGGGTATTGATTCCGGGAGTATTGAGGAGAGAATTACCAGTGTCACAGAAATGCTCTCAATGGAGCATCTGAGGGGGAGGGAGCTTGCCGATCTCTCCTGGGGTGAACGCCAGAAGGTTGCTATTGCGTCGGTGCTCGTCATGCGGCCGAAGATAATTGTGCTGGACGAGCCTCTCTCCGGTCTTGACAGGGACTCTGCTGCCTCTCTCCTTGAACATCTCGGAACAATCGGCAAAACGTGGAATATTGCGGTTGTCATCGTTGAGCACCGGCTGGACCTTCTGGAAGGGTTTATCGACCGCGTGGTGGTGATGGATGCCGGCAGGATTGTGTATGACGGGCCTGCTGCGGATTATTCTGCAGGAGGTATGGCGCTGCTTCCGGGTGAGACCGGCGGCGTAGTGCATGCGGGCGGGACATGTCTGCCTGAACCGTTTGTTCCCCCGGAAGGTGTTATCCCAGCAATTGAGGTGCTTGATGTCAGCTACACCTATCCGCACCGGAAAACGCCTGTGTTAAACGGAGTTTCTGCTGCTTTTTATCCGGGTGAGGTGGTGTTTATCTGCGGCCCGAACGGTTCGGGAAAGAGTACGTTCATCAAACATCTCAATGGTATTCTGCGGCCGGATAGCGGGCGTGTGCTTGTGTCAGGTACCGATATTGCAGGCAAGACGGTGGCACAGACGGCATCCCTCGTTTCTCTCGTTGGCCAGCATGCAGATTATCAGCTCTTCGAGGAGACCATCGAACGCGAACTTGCGTTCGGCCCCCGGAATCTCGGGATGGATGAAGGTGACATCGACCATTCCATCGATGAGATCATGAAGCTGATGGACATGACACATCTGGGCCGGAAAGGCCGGCCGCTGAAACTTTCTGTCGGGGAGAAGCAGAGGGTGGCGATTGCAAGTCATCTGGTGATGCAGACTCCTGTTGTTGTGCTGGATGAGCCCACTCTTGGCCTTGACAAAATCCTAAAAGATAAACTGGCGTCCCTGATTCGTGACCTGAAGACGCGGGGCAAGACGATAATTGTCGTCACCCATGATCAGGAATTCGCACGGCTGTGTGCAGACCGGTTTTTGTATTTTCAGGACGGGTGTCTGGTGCCCTGA
- a CDS encoding uracil-DNA glycosylase, whose translation MLYPSGCPTFFTGANRMNTEQERNAIEDDVRTCTRCPLAETRTNAVPGDGPVPARILFIGEAPGRNEDRQGRPFVGRAGSILDGLLEGIGVARDEVFITNIVKCRPPKNRDPTTEEIEACRPYLERQLALLCPEVIVPLGRFAMRWVLESYGITPGPISEVHGTVFRLRNTGCEQVVIPVYHPAATIYRPAFREVLAADFWTIQAVLEGRPPGETEEQ comes from the coding sequence ATGCTCTATCCGTCCGGCTGTCCCACCTTTTTTACCGGAGCAAACAGGATGAACACCGAACAGGAACGTAATGCAATAGAAGACGACGTCCGTACATGTACCCGATGTCCGCTTGCAGAGACGCGGACCAACGCTGTGCCGGGTGACGGCCCGGTGCCTGCCCGCATTTTGTTTATTGGAGAGGCGCCGGGGCGAAACGAGGACCGTCAGGGGCGTCCCTTCGTTGGTCGGGCGGGGAGTATCCTTGATGGTCTTCTCGAAGGAATCGGCGTCGCCCGTGATGAAGTGTTCATCACCAACATCGTCAAGTGCCGGCCGCCAAAAAACCGGGATCCGACGACAGAGGAAATAGAGGCATGTCGTCCCTACCTTGAGCGACAGCTTGCCCTGCTCTGTCCGGAGGTTATTGTCCCCCTCGGGCGGTTTGCGATGCGGTGGGTGCTTGAGTCGTATGGGATTACGCCCGGTCCTATATCTGAGGTGCACGGCACTGTTTTTCGTCTCCGGAATACCGGATGCGAGCAGGTTGTCATACCTGTGTATCACCCGGCGGCTACCATCTACCGGCCCGCATTCCGTGAGGTGCTTGCGGCTGACTTCTGGACAATTCAGGCGGTGCTTGAGGGACGCCCGCCCGGTGAAACGGAGGAGCAATGA
- a CDS encoding DUF58 domain-containing protein, translated as MTVPQEERISSLSGYSVEECLNTVRKIRMISGEYAQRNEAGIHKSRFRGRGTDLADIREYAFGDDIRSMDWNVTARYHKPHIRIHNTDRERTLYLVIDRSASSTFGTDVSKELKALEISATILYSVLKEGDAAGVLLFTDRVEKYIPARKGMKHAAAAINTIISHAPVSNQTDLGHAAEYLLGRLKRKSQIVIISDFDSANFEDAIALLSRTHDVQAIRLQDNRESEIPDVGLIEIVDPETGEHMLIDTSDTEFRKQYQLIAEAHERKLTNYFRKNRIPALDVPTSDAYRDVFVKLNTFYRGPA; from the coding sequence GTGACGGTTCCCCAAGAAGAAAGAATATCGTCACTATCAGGATATTCGGTGGAAGAATGCCTGAATACCGTCCGGAAGATCAGAATGATCTCCGGCGAATATGCACAGAGGAACGAGGCCGGCATCCATAAATCCCGGTTCCGGGGTCGGGGGACAGATCTTGCAGACATACGGGAGTATGCATTCGGGGACGATATCAGGTCGATGGACTGGAACGTCACCGCACGCTACCATAAACCCCATATCAGAATCCATAATACTGACCGGGAACGGACGCTGTATCTGGTAATAGACCGTTCAGCATCATCCACATTTGGAACGGACGTCTCAAAAGAGCTGAAAGCCCTTGAAATTTCCGCCACAATTCTCTATTCGGTATTGAAAGAGGGGGATGCGGCAGGCGTCCTCCTCTTCACGGACAGAGTCGAGAAGTATATCCCTGCACGCAAGGGAATGAAACACGCAGCGGCGGCAATCAATACCATCATCTCGCACGCTCCCGTCTCAAATCAGACGGATCTCGGACATGCCGCAGAATATCTCCTGGGAAGACTAAAACGGAAAAGCCAGATTGTAATAATCTCCGATTTTGATTCAGCGAATTTTGAGGATGCGATTGCACTTCTCAGCAGAACACATGATGTGCAGGCAATTCGGCTACAGGACAACCGTGAATCAGAAATACCCGATGTGGGACTCATCGAAATTGTGGACCCGGAAACCGGCGAACATATGCTGATAGACACCTCGGACACGGAATTCAGGAAACAATACCAACTGATTGCAGAAGCACACGAGAGAAAGCTCACGAACTATTTCCGCAAAAACCGTATTCCGGCACTCGATGTTCCCACATCCGACGCATACCGGGATGTTTTTGTAAAACTGAACACGTTTTACCGGGGGCCTGCATAA
- a CDS encoding flavodoxin family protein: MKIIGISGSPRAGGNTDTLLGMLLEGAVSAGGETEAVYLRDYAIHPCTGCERCRKDLTCTRFMDGMHLLYPKIEAADGLILGSPTYNYNITPEMKAFIDRLYPYYRFSAERPGPYSSFFEGRGRQALVFSVAEQTKPEERGFAIEAMQRPLAALGFAVTDTLPAEGYFEKRAVAGDAAVQEQAREAGRRFVRGLL, from the coding sequence ATGAAGATAATTGGTATCTCCGGCAGTCCGCGTGCGGGCGGGAATACTGATACGCTGCTCGGAATGCTTCTGGAGGGTGCGGTTTCGGCGGGGGGTGAAACAGAGGCAGTGTATCTCCGTGATTATGCCATTCACCCCTGCACGGGCTGTGAACGCTGTCGCAAAGACCTCACCTGCACCCGTTTTATGGACGGCATGCACCTGCTTTACCCCAAAATTGAGGCGGCAGACGGACTGATCCTTGGATCACCGACCTACAACTACAACATCACCCCGGAGATGAAGGCCTTCATCGACCGTCTTTATCCGTATTATCGGTTCTCAGCCGAACGGCCCGGCCCATATTCGAGCTTTTTTGAAGGTCGTGGCAGACAGGCGCTCGTCTTTTCTGTCGCTGAACAGACGAAACCGGAAGAACGGGGATTTGCCATTGAGGCGATGCAGCGGCCCCTTGCGGCGCTGGGATTTGCGGTGACAGACACGCTGCCGGCTGAAGGATACTTTGAGAAAAGAGCGGTGGCCGGAGATGCCGCTGTGCAGGAGCAGGCACGGGAGGCTGGCAGACGGTTTGTCCGCGGACTTTTATGA
- a CDS encoding ABC transporter substrate-binding protein: protein MKIYLAMDDTDSLNSRGTGRLARATGAEIAKEFHVDGISRHQLFVHEDIPFTSHNSCAVIHIEARERDDKDWIFETAKECMLNDFIDGSDPGIAVACADEILPPLIAYGRDAQKIVLNQEKARTLAANLGIRLEGLGGTEDGVIGTMAGLGLAKGGNDGRFLMCGKIREMTGPADVESLLDAGIDAVYTVDGHVVRDGRIIIQEGKSAKPCPVDGRKILFVENIDGQFHAVKRG from the coding sequence ATGAAAATCTATCTTGCAATGGACGACACAGACAGCCTGAACTCACGCGGCACAGGAAGACTGGCACGGGCGACAGGGGCAGAGATCGCAAAGGAATTCCACGTTGACGGCATCTCCCGTCATCAGCTCTTTGTGCATGAGGATATACCCTTCACCTCACACAACAGCTGTGCGGTGATTCATATCGAGGCACGGGAGCGGGATGACAAGGACTGGATCTTTGAGACCGCAAAGGAGTGCATGCTCAATGATTTTATTGACGGGAGTGATCCCGGGATCGCCGTGGCCTGTGCAGATGAGATCCTGCCTCCTCTTATTGCGTATGGAAGGGACGCTCAGAAAATCGTTTTGAACCAGGAAAAAGCCCGGACGCTTGCAGCTAATCTCGGAATCCGGCTGGAAGGTCTTGGCGGAACAGAAGACGGTGTGATTGGCACGATGGCGGGCCTTGGTCTTGCAAAAGGCGGCAACGACGGCAGGTTCCTGATGTGCGGCAAAATCCGGGAGATGACGGGTCCTGCTGATGTTGAGAGTCTCCTTGATGCGGGCATTGATGCCGTCTATACGGTTGACGGGCATGTTGTCCGGGATGGCAGAATTATTATTCAGGAAGGAAAGTCTGCGAAGCCCTGTCCGGTTGATGGCAGAAAAATCCTGTTTGTTGAGAATATTGACGGCCAGTTCCATGCTGTGAAACGCGGATGA
- a CDS encoding vWA domain-containing protein: MTGFYHPELLLGLLLIPVLVYYYRHHEKHSRRRALEFSKVSFAKAAQAAQASAKTRPASGFFTPKRTVFILFLLALTFLIVGLAGPHIPLETEKEGVNVVLAMDVSGSMQATDYKPNRLEVAKKSALLLVESLGEKDFAGIVLFDSGASSAAYLSPDKEKVGRKLLAVSAREGNTAIGDGLALATDMADSIPDRRKVVILLSDGENNAGGITPAEAVSFAKSRNIQVYTIGLGSDEPVLYDYDSFGNPLYANLDEENLKYIAEETGGEYYRSVDEATLGEIYAGINQVIVREAEETDVSRVFFFLGAMFLLIAMFMAFGRRQAIP; the protein is encoded by the coding sequence ATGACAGGATTTTATCACCCTGAATTACTGTTGGGTCTGCTCCTGATTCCGGTTCTGGTTTACTACTACCGGCACCATGAAAAACACAGTCGGCGCCGTGCTCTTGAATTTTCAAAAGTATCCTTTGCAAAGGCGGCACAGGCAGCACAGGCATCAGCCAAAACACGTCCGGCATCGGGATTTTTCACCCCGAAAAGGACCGTATTCATCCTCTTTCTTCTGGCACTGACATTCCTTATCGTCGGCCTTGCGGGGCCGCACATCCCCCTTGAGACCGAAAAAGAAGGGGTCAACGTAGTCCTTGCGATGGACGTATCCGGCAGTATGCAGGCAACCGATTATAAACCGAACCGGCTTGAGGTGGCAAAGAAATCCGCCCTTCTTCTGGTTGAGAGTCTCGGTGAAAAGGACTTTGCAGGGATTGTTCTCTTCGATTCAGGGGCGTCATCCGCTGCGTACCTGAGTCCTGACAAGGAGAAGGTAGGACGAAAACTGTTGGCTGTCAGTGCGAGAGAGGGGAACACGGCCATCGGAGACGGGCTGGCACTTGCAACCGACATGGCAGACTCCATCCCCGACCGGAGAAAAGTGGTGATCCTCCTCTCAGACGGGGAGAATAATGCGGGAGGGATCACCCCTGCCGAGGCCGTCTCTTTTGCAAAGTCAAGAAATATTCAGGTATACACGATTGGCCTTGGATCGGACGAGCCGGTACTGTATGACTACGACTCGTTCGGAAATCCGCTCTATGCAAATCTGGATGAGGAGAACCTGAAATACATTGCAGAAGAGACAGGAGGAGAATACTACAGATCGGTTGACGAAGCGACGCTGGGAGAAATATATGCAGGAATCAACCAGGTGATTGTGCGTGAGGCAGAGGAGACGGATGTCAGCCGGGTGTTCTTTTTCCTCGGTGCGATGTTCCTTCTGATTGCGATGTTCATGGCATTTGGACGGAGGCAGGCAATTCCGTGA
- a CDS encoding ECF transporter S component translates to MHPEKYFSLNEIALMSICGALIFVMKVVFKVPVHIPGHSGIFWVIPMIVGISIVRKPGTGTYIGLISGLLGSFFGLGALHVFDIFSYLTIGVVADICGVVFAYRFDSLAVGVITGALSNVVKMVVHYGVQILLGVPQYFIILGIGLSSVTYIVFGGLGGLISVYIVRRLTRAGVIGEKNG, encoded by the coding sequence ATGCATCCTGAGAAGTATTTTTCGCTGAATGAGATTGCCCTGATGTCCATCTGCGGTGCACTGATCTTCGTCATGAAAGTAGTATTCAAGGTTCCCGTGCATATTCCTGGGCATTCCGGCATATTCTGGGTCATTCCGATGATTGTCGGCATTTCAATTGTACGAAAGCCCGGCACCGGGACATATATTGGGCTTATATCCGGGCTTTTGGGCTCGTTTTTTGGTCTGGGCGCCCTTCATGTCTTTGATATCTTCAGCTACCTGACGATTGGCGTTGTAGCGGATATCTGTGGGGTAGTATTTGCATACCGGTTTGATTCTCTTGCCGTGGGTGTCATCACCGGGGCTCTCTCAAATGTCGTGAAGATGGTGGTCCACTACGGGGTGCAGATATTACTGGGTGTTCCGCAGTATTTCATCATCCTCGGCATTGGTCTGAGTTCAGTTACCTACATCGTCTTCGGTGGGCTGGGAGGACTGATATCGGTGTATATCGTCCGGCGGCTGACCCGGGCGGGTGTCATTGGTGAGAAGAATGGGTGA